One region of Scophthalmus maximus strain ysfricsl-2021 chromosome 13, ASM2237912v1, whole genome shotgun sequence genomic DNA includes:
- the LOC118318729 gene encoding forkhead box protein Q1-like — translation MKLEVFSAHHFAQKPLELCMDAEGGVPSPLSGDELGSDGDCVANSPAPVAQGGGGGGDGSKGKPYTRRPKPPYSYIALIAMAIRESGSGRLTLAEINDYLMKKFPFFRGSYTGWRNSVRHNLSLNDCFLKVLRDPSRPWGKDNYWMLNPHSEYTFADGVFRRRRKRITKRSAKEQGSPDVLSEDTRLPAPEERVMGAKFSSSFAIDSILSTPFRRREDADAHAHAHAPRLYWGPAGPHVLPYPLNYPAQHVYLSEAACGGTEPLVVGAGDAFTYLRHPAAPGPSGPEAAFKVPNRARCFHIDSLLS, via the coding sequence ATGAAACTTGAAGTTTTCTCTGCGCACCACTTTGCGCAGAAGCCGCTGGAGTTGTGTATGGACGCAGAGGGGGGGGTCCCGTCTCCACTGTCCGGGGACGAGCTGGGGTCGGACGGGGACTGCGTGGCCAACAGCCCGGCACCTGTCGcgcagggcggcggcggcggcggcgacggcaGCAAGGGGAAGCCGTACACGCGCAGACCCAAGCCCCCGTACTCCTACATCGCCCTCATCGCCATGGCCATCCGGGAGTCCGGCAGCGGCCGCCTCACGCTGGCGGAGATCAACGACTACCTGATGAAGAAGTTCCCGTTCTTCCGCGGCAGCTACACCGGCTGGAGGAACTCGGTGCGCCACAACCTGTCGCTCAACGACTGCTTCCTCAAAGTGCTGCGGGACCCGTCCCGGCCCTGGGGCAAGGACAACTACTGGATGCTCAACCCGCACAGCGAGTACACCTTCGCCGACGGCGTGTTCCGCCGCAGGAGGAAGCGCATCACCAAGAGGTCCGCCAAGGAGCAAGGGAGCCCGGACGTCCTGAGCGAGGACACCCGGCTCCCCGCGCcggaggagagggtgatgggcGCCAAGTTCTCCAGCTCCTTCGCCATCGACAGCATCCTCAGCACGCCTTTCCGACGCAGGGAGGacgcagacgcacacgcacacgcacacgccccCCGGCTCTACTGGGGGCCCGCGGGGCCCCACGTGCTGCCGTATCCGCTGAACTATCCCGCACAACACGTGTACCTGTCAGAGGCGGCGTGCGGCGGCACGGAGCCCCTCGTCGTCGGCGCCGGGGACGCGTTCACGTACCTCCGGCACCCAGCAGCGCCGGGCCCGAGCGGACCCGAGGCCGCGTTCAAGGTGCCCAACAGGGCGCGATGTTTCCATATAGACTCCCTGCTGTCGTGA
- the LOC118318735 gene encoding forkhead box protein F2-like, translating to MLGRTSDMTTETPQQQLDPPPPLRSSPASGGVLHPAMLSPQAAAESSSTGAKGKKTSSGLRRPEKPPYSYIALIVMAIQSSPTKRLTLSEIYQFLQARFPFFRGSYQGWKNSVRHNLSLNECFIKLPKGLGRPGKGHYWTIDPGSEFMFEEGSFRRRPRGFRRKCQALKPMYRMMNGIGFGTSILPQSFDFQAPSATLACHGNGYNLDMMSNSMAGGYDGLSGGHHVPHMSPSPGSTYMASCPVPPNGEYGPDSSSSPVPSSPAMASALDGHSPYASTSAHWASSGGSPYIKQQPLASSSPASSGLHSGMSAYSLEQGYLHQNGRDGHSSDISVGIPRYQSHSSVCDRKDFVLNFNGISSFHPSAGGSYYHHHHHHHPQSVCQDIKPCVM from the exons ATGCTCGGTCGTACGTCAGACATGACGACCGAGAcccctcagcagcagctggaccCGCCGCCTCCTCTGAGATCCAGCCCGGCGTCCGGCGGCGTCCTGCACCCGGCCATGCTGAGCCCGCAAGCCGCCGCGGAGAGCTCGTCCACGGGCGCCAAGGGGAAAAAGACGAGCTCCGGTTTGCGGCGACCGGAGAAGCCGCCGTACTCCTACATCGCGCTCATCGTCATGGCCATCCAGAGCTCCCCCACCAAGCGGCTGACACTCAGCGAGATCTACCAGTTCCTCCAGGCTCGCTTCCCGTTCTTCAGGGGCTCGTACCAGGGCTGGAAGAACTCGGTGCGGCACAATCTGTCGCTCAACGAGTGCTTCATCAAGCTGCCCAAGGGGCTGGGCCGGCCGGGGAAGGGCCACTACTGGACCATCGACCCCGGCAGCGAGTTCATGTTCGAGGAGGGCTCGTTTCGTCGCAGACCCAGAGGCTTCAGGAGAAAGTGTCAAGCCCTGAAGCCCATGTACCGGATGATGAACGGCATCGGCTTCGGCACCTCCATTCTCCCGCAGAGCTTCGACTTCCAGGCGCCGTCGGCGACCCTCGCCTGTCACGGCAACGGCTACAACTTGGACATGATGAGCAACTCGATGGCCGGCGGCTACGACGGGCTGAGCGGCGGCCACCACGTGCCCCACATGTCCCCGAGCCCCGGCTCCACGTACATGGCGAGCTGCCCCGTGCCGCCGAACGGGGAGTACGGGccggacagcagcagcagcccggtGCCGTCCTCCCCGGCCATGGCCAGCGCGCTGGACGGCCACTCCCCGTACGCCAGCACATCGGCGCACTGGGCGTCCTCCGGCGGCTCCCCGTACATCAAGCAGCAGCCGCTGGCCTCCAGCAGCCCCGCGTCCTCCGGTTTACACTCGGGCATGTCGGCCTACTCCCTGGAGCAGGGCTACCTGCACCAGAACGGCAGGGACGGACACTCCAGCGACATATCAG TGGGGATCCCGCGCTACCAGAGCCACTCGTCGGTGTGCGACAGGAAAGATTTCGTGTTGAACTTTAACGGCATCTCGTCCTTCCACCCGTCGGCCGGCGGGTcctactaccaccaccaccaccaccaccacccgcagAGCGTGTGTCAGGACATCAAGCCCTGCGTCATGTGA